The proteins below are encoded in one region of Takifugu rubripes chromosome 1, fTakRub1.2, whole genome shotgun sequence:
- the LOC101078293 gene encoding alsin-like isoform X3, whose protein sequence is MLFSLALVRSLPPNSYNSQKPSEKRERGHSPHYSAAEREELFVGDSSLYCPLGVELKEGMATETSSRRCPRRRLHPGGSSASSSPGSAFNEDATKDTDSLSSCTSDDSCVSSTLSTDMLTSSYKEPNNNFGVTLPCSSSSLCLDDVRLCLESGLQVQPGKKLSSLSNKHYKAKSAGTRRHSVPGTPTRGSPRRQRANACGKSSGGQTQAGAPEEDDDDGLPSLDTEVWSWGRGSEGQLGHGDQLARLQPLCIKTLSGEEVIQVAAGSHHSLAVTATCQVYSWGSNMCGQLGHDNSSFVVPQQAKLSDGLRVWDMSAGQSHSLLLADGDCVQPVLLYCGRQKESTSDQREKSYQRSPRKAEHYTVRPTLLPVCLEMGYISSVCSGGQSCAVLADQNIKVFISALHELASRERQFYCWLSRVRKLVLTPIQNKESTSPFLGDPCTHLFSSLCGSFSQLSVLIGRHSTSLTYFLQKAQGRDVTSLPLLTHMEQFLDTYKEYCSSVGDFQVMGGFQTLHKLTLECLQPEVLTQLCMSDQTSDDTGLVSLLYWPLQQLHQYDRVMVKVAFCFDVLMPEFQSFRQGCGQYESLSLSLLRKKKEAESTFLFWKSHSGKTTESLRLPRRRVVCESSSRSLTLQKAGRFSNHWFILFNDALVHTQGALPSQLFFSTHHVYPLTCLWVKPVTDDSSGLYAIKIICPEESFTMVASTPQEKNKWLRSINHALDQVLGGSGEGSSPGTMGMSRTASYTFTGEGRFKDAKYSGSWMSGRVQGRGSLRWPDGRTYCGNFKNGLEDGYGECVIPNKELNKPDSYHGHWREGKIHGFGKYKYASGEVYEGCFSEGQRHGYGMLSSGKLGKKSSSVFIGHWVHDKKTGYGVFDDITRGEKYMGLWVDEKRHGSGVVVTQYGVYYEGTFRDNKMSGPGLLMSDDDTAIHGEFSDDWVVNGKGVLLLANGDCLEGLFSGEWTSGLKVDGTYTKPLVDEPVNKERKNMFKLGRYVVPAGQRWVCVFEECWSRLGCDSTGRGDKNVAWENIAVSITAARRQSPDLSRSQNKVLESLEFIPQHEQPVTTSNYDSIRRYLIKACETPLHPLGWLVETLVTVYRMTYVGVEANRRLLEQAVQELQAYLTHLYNIVQFLFPGMPDDGAVIPDPPGSPSVVQNSSSMEDLSAVVVSCSSLLLPLLLPRLYPPLFTLYRLQEEQEDALYWDRILRLNKQPDQSLLSFLGVQEKFWPTWMSILGEKKQIVSSSKDACFVSAVETLQQISTTFTPSDKLVVIQKTFEELTQEVNPMLDGHFLWCMDDLLPLFIYVVVRARIRNLGAEVDMIEDLMDPNVQHGELGLMFTTLKACYIQIKNESTT, encoded by the exons ATGTTATTCAG CTTGGCCCTGGTTCGTAGTTTGCCTCCAAATAGCTACAACAGCCAGAAGCCTTCTGAAAAAAGGGAACGGGGTCACTCGCCGCACTattcagcagcagagagagaggagctgtttGTGGGTGACAGCAGTCTCTACTGTCCACTTGGGGTGGAGCTGAAAGAAGGCATGGCCACAGAG ACTTCCTCCAGGAGATGTCCAAGGAGAAGGCTCCATCCTGGAGGAAGTTCGGCCAGCAGCAGCCCTGGCTCTGCATTTAACGAAGACGCGACCAAAGACACTGACTCACTGAGCAGCTGCACCTCAG ATGACAGCTGTGTTTCCTCAACTCTCTCCACTGATATGCTGACCTCCAGTTACAAAGAACCTAACAA TAACTTTGGAGTGACCCTGCCGTGCTCGTCCTCCTCACTGTGTCTCGACGATGTCCGACTCTGTCTTGAATCGGGGCTGCAGGTACAGCCAGGGAAGAAGCTCTCCAGCCTCTCCAATAAACACTATAAAGCAAAATCAGCAGGAACCAGAAGACATTCTGTCCCTGGGACACCCACTCGTG ggtCTCCACGGCGACAGCGTGCAAACGCGTGCGGAAAATCTTCTGGTGGTCAGACCCAGGCGGGAGCGccggaggaggatgatgatgatgggctGCCATCTCTAGACACAGAAGTCTGGAGCTGGGGACGGGGCTCTGAGGGGCAGCTCGGCCACGGAGATCAGCTCGCCAG actTCAGCCTCTGTGTATCAAGACACTGTCGGGTGAGGAGGTGATCCAAGTTGCAGCAGGGTCCCATCATTCTCTGGCTGTCACTGCAACCTGTCAG GTGTACTCATGGGGCAGCAACATGTGTGGGCAGCTGGGTCACGATAACAGTTCTTTCGTTGTGCCCCAACAGGCAAAG CTGTCTGATGGCCTCCGAGTTTGGGACATGTCTGCCGGCCAGAGCCACTCCCTCCTCCTGGCTGATGGAGACTGCGTCCAGCCCGTGTTGTTGTACTGTGGCCGGCAGAAAGAGTCGACATCAGACCAGAGAGAAAAGTCCTACCAGAGGTCCCCCAGAAAAGCAGAGCATTACACAGTCAGGCCCaccctgctgcctgtctgcctggag ATGGGCTACATCAGCAGTGTGTGCAGCGGCGGGCAAAGCTGCGCCGTCCTGGCAGACCAGAACATCAAGGTTTTTATTTCGGCCCTCCACGAGCTGGCCTCCAGAGAGAGGCAGTTCTACTGCTGGTTGAGTCGCGTCAGGAAACTCGTCCTCACACCAATACAGAACAAAG AGAGTACGTCTCCGTTTTTAGGTGACCCTTGCACccatctcttttcttctctctgtggGAGTTTTTCTCAGCTAAGCGTCCTAATCGGTCGACACTCCACATCGCTTACCTACTTCCTGCAAAAGGCACAGGGCCGTGACGTCACCTCACTCcccctgctcacacacatggAGCAGTTTCTGGACACTTACAAAGA ATATTGTTCCTCTGTTGGTGACTTTCAGGTGATGGGGGGCTTCCAGACCCTCCATAAGCTCACACT TGAGTGTTTGCAGCCAGAAGTTCTCACTCAGCTGTGTATGTCGGACCAGACCAGTGATGACACTGGTCTGGTTTCGCTGTTGTActggcctctgcagcagctccaccagtacGACCGAGTCATGGTCAAAGTGGCATTTTGCTTCGACGTG TTAATGCCAGAGTTTCAGTCCTTCCGTCAGGGCTGCGGTCAGTACgagtccctgtctctgtccctgttgaggaagaaaaaagaggcTGAAAGCACATTCCTCTTCTGGAAGAGCCACTCCGGAAAAACTACT GAGAGTCTACGTCTCCCTCGGCGCCGAGTGgtgtgtgaaagcagcagcagatcttTGACTCTGCAAAAGGCCGGGCGCTTCTCCAACCACTGGTTCATTCTGTTCAATGATGCACTGGTCCACACGCAG GGCGCGCTTCCCTCACAGCTCTTT TTCTCCACACATCACGTCTACCCCCTGACCTGCCTGTGGGTGAAACCCGTCACTGACGACAGCAGCGGGCT CTATGCCATTAAAATTATTTGCCCGGAGGAAAGTTTCACCATGGTGGCTTCAACACCTCAAGAAAAG AACAAGTGGTTACGATCTATCAATCACGCGCTGGATCAGGTGCTCGGTGGTAGTGGTGAGGGGTCGTCGCCGGGGACGATGGGAATGTCCCGCACAGCCTCCTACACATTCACCGGAGAAGGCCGGTTTAAAGATGCCAAATACAGCGGCAGCTGGATGTCAGGACGGGTGCAGGGCAG AGGGTCCTTGAGGTGGCCTGATGGGCGGACCTACTGCGGGAACTTCAAGAACGGCCTTGAAGATGG TTACGGGGAGTGCGTAATACCCAACAAAGAGCTGAACAAGCCTGACAGTTACCATGGACACTGGAGAGAGGGGAAGATCCACGGTTTCGGCAAATACAA GTACGCCAGCGGCGAGGTGTATGAAGGCTGTTTCAGTGAAGGGCAGCGGCACGGTTACGGCATGCTGAGCTCCGGGAAGCTGGGGAAGAAGTCCTCCAGTGTTTTCATCGGCCACTGGGTCCATGACAAGAAGACAGGTTATGGAGTGTTTGACGACATCACCAG GGGTGAGAAGTACATGGGATTGTGGGTAGACGAGAAGCGGCACGGCAGCGGCGTGGTGGTCACACAGTATGGCGTGTACTACGAAGGAACCTTCAGAGACAACAAGATGAGT GGTCCCGGTCTGCTGATGTCGGATGACGACACGGCTATTCATGGGGAGTTTTCCGACGATTGGGTTGTCAACGGGAAG GGTGTTTTATTGTTGGCCAACGGAGACTGTCTGGAGGGTCTGTTCAGTGGGGAGTGGACATCTGGACTGAAGGTGGATGGAACGTACACCAAACCACTGGTGGACGAGCCtgtaaacaaagaaagaaaaaacatgtt CAAGCTGGGTAGGTACGTGGTGCCTGCGGGTCAGAGGTGggtctgtgtgtttgaggagTGCTGGAGTCGACTGGGCTGCGACAGCACTGGGAGAGGAGACAAAAATGTAGCCTGGGAGAACATCGCAGTGTCCATAACGGCTGCACGGAGGCAAAG tcCAGATCTCAGTCGGTCTCAGAACAAAGTGTTGGAGTCTCTGGAGTTTATCCCTCAGCATGAGCAGCCAGTCACCACCTCGAACTACGACAGCATACGCAGATACCTCATCAAG GCTTGTGAgacccccctccaccctctggGCTGGCTGGTGGAGACTCTGGTGACGGTGTACCGGATGACGTATGTGGGCGTGGAAGCTAACCGGAGGCTGCTGGAACAGGCTGTCCAGGAGCTTCAGGCCTACCTCACACATCTCTACAACATTGTCCA GTTTTTGTTTCCAGGGATGCCAGATGATGGCGCCGTCATCCCAGACCCCCCGGGGTCTCCATCGGTAGTCCAGAACAGCTCCAGCATGGAAGACTTGAG TGCTGTAGTGgtgagctgctcctctctgctcctccctctgctcctgcctcGACTCTACCCTCCTCTCTTCACGCTGTAccggctgcaggaggagcaggaagacgcACTGTACTGGGACCGCATCCTGCGTCTGAACAAACAACCCGATCAGTCGCTGCTGAGCTTCCTGGGAGTGCAAGA GAAGTTCTGGCCTACGTGGATGTCAATTTTGGGGGAGAAGAAGCAG ATTGTGTCGAGCAGCAAAGACGCCTGCTTCGTTTCCGCAGTTGAGACCCTCCAACAAATCAG CACCACCTTTACTCCATCTGACAAACTCGTCGTCATCCAGAAGACCTTTGAGGAGTTGACCCAGGAAGTCAATCCCATGCTGGACGGCCACTTCCTGTGGTGCATGGATGACTTGCTCCCACTCTTCATCTACGTGGTGGTCAGAGCGAG GATCAGGAATCTGGGAGCGGAGGTCGATATGATTGAAGATTTGATGGATCCGAATGTTCAGCATGGAGAGCTGGGACTGATGTTCACCACCCTGAAG GCCTGCTACATCCAGATCAAAAACGAGTCTACGACATAG
- the LOC101078293 gene encoding alsin-like isoform X4, whose product MATETSSRRCPRRRLHPGGSSASSSPGSAFNEDATKDTDSLSSCTSDDSCVSSTLSTDMLTSSYKEPNNNFGVTLPCSSSSLCLDDVRLCLESGLQVQPGKKLSSLSNKHYKAKSAGTRRHSVPGTPTRGSPRRQRANACGKSSGGQTQAGAPEEDDDDGLPSLDTEVWSWGRGSEGQLGHGDQLARLQPLCIKTLSGEEVIQVAAGSHHSLAVTATCQVYSWGSNMCGQLGHDNSSFVVPQQAKLSDGLRVWDMSAGQSHSLLLADGDCVQPVLLYCGRQKESTSDQREKSYQRSPRKAEHYTVRPTLLPVCLEMGYISSVCSGGQSCAVLADQNIKVFISALHELASRERQFYCWLSRVRKLVLTPIQNKESTSPFLGDPCTHLFSSLCGSFSQLSVLIGRHSTSLTYFLQKAQGRDVTSLPLLTHMEQFLDTYKEYCSSVGDFQVMGGFQTLHKLTLECLQPEVLTQLCMSDQTSDDTGLVSLLYWPLQQLHQYDRVMVKVAFCFDVLMPEFQSFRQGCGQYESLSLSLLRKKKEAESTFLFWKSHSGKTTESLRLPRRRVVCESSSRSLTLQKAGRFSNHWFILFNDALVHTQGALPSQLFFSTHHVYPLTCLWVKPVTDDSSGLYAIKIICPEESFTMVASTPQEKNKWLRSINHALDQVLGGSGEGSSPGTMGMSRTASYTFTGEGRFKDAKYSGSWMSGRVQGRGSLRWPDGRTYCGNFKNGLEDGYGECVIPNKELNKPDSYHGHWREGKIHGFGKYKYASGEVYEGCFSEGQRHGYGMLSSGKLGKKSSSVFIGHWVHDKKTGYGVFDDITRGEKYMGLWVDEKRHGSGVVVTQYGVYYEGTFRDNKMSGPGLLMSDDDTAIHGEFSDDWVVNGKGVLLLANGDCLEGLFSGEWTSGLKVDGTYTKPLVDEPVNKERKNMFKLGRYVVPAGQRWVCVFEECWSRLGCDSTGRGDKNVAWENIAVSITAARRQSPDLSRSQNKVLESLEFIPQHEQPVTTSNYDSIRRYLIKACETPLHPLGWLVETLVTVYRMTYVGVEANRRLLEQAVQELQAYLTHLYNIVQFLFPGMPDDGAVIPDPPGSPSVVQNSSSMEDLSAVVVSCSSLLLPLLLPRLYPPLFTLYRLQEEQEDALYWDRILRLNKQPDQSLLSFLGVQEKFWPTWMSILGEKKQIVSSSKDACFVSAVETLQQISTTFTPSDKLVVIQKTFEELTQEVNPMLDGHFLWCMDDLLPLFIYVVVRARIRNLGAEVDMIEDLMDPNVQHGELGLMFTTLKACYIQIKNESTT is encoded by the exons ATGGCCACAGAG ACTTCCTCCAGGAGATGTCCAAGGAGAAGGCTCCATCCTGGAGGAAGTTCGGCCAGCAGCAGCCCTGGCTCTGCATTTAACGAAGACGCGACCAAAGACACTGACTCACTGAGCAGCTGCACCTCAG ATGACAGCTGTGTTTCCTCAACTCTCTCCACTGATATGCTGACCTCCAGTTACAAAGAACCTAACAA TAACTTTGGAGTGACCCTGCCGTGCTCGTCCTCCTCACTGTGTCTCGACGATGTCCGACTCTGTCTTGAATCGGGGCTGCAGGTACAGCCAGGGAAGAAGCTCTCCAGCCTCTCCAATAAACACTATAAAGCAAAATCAGCAGGAACCAGAAGACATTCTGTCCCTGGGACACCCACTCGTG ggtCTCCACGGCGACAGCGTGCAAACGCGTGCGGAAAATCTTCTGGTGGTCAGACCCAGGCGGGAGCGccggaggaggatgatgatgatgggctGCCATCTCTAGACACAGAAGTCTGGAGCTGGGGACGGGGCTCTGAGGGGCAGCTCGGCCACGGAGATCAGCTCGCCAG actTCAGCCTCTGTGTATCAAGACACTGTCGGGTGAGGAGGTGATCCAAGTTGCAGCAGGGTCCCATCATTCTCTGGCTGTCACTGCAACCTGTCAG GTGTACTCATGGGGCAGCAACATGTGTGGGCAGCTGGGTCACGATAACAGTTCTTTCGTTGTGCCCCAACAGGCAAAG CTGTCTGATGGCCTCCGAGTTTGGGACATGTCTGCCGGCCAGAGCCACTCCCTCCTCCTGGCTGATGGAGACTGCGTCCAGCCCGTGTTGTTGTACTGTGGCCGGCAGAAAGAGTCGACATCAGACCAGAGAGAAAAGTCCTACCAGAGGTCCCCCAGAAAAGCAGAGCATTACACAGTCAGGCCCaccctgctgcctgtctgcctggag ATGGGCTACATCAGCAGTGTGTGCAGCGGCGGGCAAAGCTGCGCCGTCCTGGCAGACCAGAACATCAAGGTTTTTATTTCGGCCCTCCACGAGCTGGCCTCCAGAGAGAGGCAGTTCTACTGCTGGTTGAGTCGCGTCAGGAAACTCGTCCTCACACCAATACAGAACAAAG AGAGTACGTCTCCGTTTTTAGGTGACCCTTGCACccatctcttttcttctctctgtggGAGTTTTTCTCAGCTAAGCGTCCTAATCGGTCGACACTCCACATCGCTTACCTACTTCCTGCAAAAGGCACAGGGCCGTGACGTCACCTCACTCcccctgctcacacacatggAGCAGTTTCTGGACACTTACAAAGA ATATTGTTCCTCTGTTGGTGACTTTCAGGTGATGGGGGGCTTCCAGACCCTCCATAAGCTCACACT TGAGTGTTTGCAGCCAGAAGTTCTCACTCAGCTGTGTATGTCGGACCAGACCAGTGATGACACTGGTCTGGTTTCGCTGTTGTActggcctctgcagcagctccaccagtacGACCGAGTCATGGTCAAAGTGGCATTTTGCTTCGACGTG TTAATGCCAGAGTTTCAGTCCTTCCGTCAGGGCTGCGGTCAGTACgagtccctgtctctgtccctgttgaggaagaaaaaagaggcTGAAAGCACATTCCTCTTCTGGAAGAGCCACTCCGGAAAAACTACT GAGAGTCTACGTCTCCCTCGGCGCCGAGTGgtgtgtgaaagcagcagcagatcttTGACTCTGCAAAAGGCCGGGCGCTTCTCCAACCACTGGTTCATTCTGTTCAATGATGCACTGGTCCACACGCAG GGCGCGCTTCCCTCACAGCTCTTT TTCTCCACACATCACGTCTACCCCCTGACCTGCCTGTGGGTGAAACCCGTCACTGACGACAGCAGCGGGCT CTATGCCATTAAAATTATTTGCCCGGAGGAAAGTTTCACCATGGTGGCTTCAACACCTCAAGAAAAG AACAAGTGGTTACGATCTATCAATCACGCGCTGGATCAGGTGCTCGGTGGTAGTGGTGAGGGGTCGTCGCCGGGGACGATGGGAATGTCCCGCACAGCCTCCTACACATTCACCGGAGAAGGCCGGTTTAAAGATGCCAAATACAGCGGCAGCTGGATGTCAGGACGGGTGCAGGGCAG AGGGTCCTTGAGGTGGCCTGATGGGCGGACCTACTGCGGGAACTTCAAGAACGGCCTTGAAGATGG TTACGGGGAGTGCGTAATACCCAACAAAGAGCTGAACAAGCCTGACAGTTACCATGGACACTGGAGAGAGGGGAAGATCCACGGTTTCGGCAAATACAA GTACGCCAGCGGCGAGGTGTATGAAGGCTGTTTCAGTGAAGGGCAGCGGCACGGTTACGGCATGCTGAGCTCCGGGAAGCTGGGGAAGAAGTCCTCCAGTGTTTTCATCGGCCACTGGGTCCATGACAAGAAGACAGGTTATGGAGTGTTTGACGACATCACCAG GGGTGAGAAGTACATGGGATTGTGGGTAGACGAGAAGCGGCACGGCAGCGGCGTGGTGGTCACACAGTATGGCGTGTACTACGAAGGAACCTTCAGAGACAACAAGATGAGT GGTCCCGGTCTGCTGATGTCGGATGACGACACGGCTATTCATGGGGAGTTTTCCGACGATTGGGTTGTCAACGGGAAG GGTGTTTTATTGTTGGCCAACGGAGACTGTCTGGAGGGTCTGTTCAGTGGGGAGTGGACATCTGGACTGAAGGTGGATGGAACGTACACCAAACCACTGGTGGACGAGCCtgtaaacaaagaaagaaaaaacatgtt CAAGCTGGGTAGGTACGTGGTGCCTGCGGGTCAGAGGTGggtctgtgtgtttgaggagTGCTGGAGTCGACTGGGCTGCGACAGCACTGGGAGAGGAGACAAAAATGTAGCCTGGGAGAACATCGCAGTGTCCATAACGGCTGCACGGAGGCAAAG tcCAGATCTCAGTCGGTCTCAGAACAAAGTGTTGGAGTCTCTGGAGTTTATCCCTCAGCATGAGCAGCCAGTCACCACCTCGAACTACGACAGCATACGCAGATACCTCATCAAG GCTTGTGAgacccccctccaccctctggGCTGGCTGGTGGAGACTCTGGTGACGGTGTACCGGATGACGTATGTGGGCGTGGAAGCTAACCGGAGGCTGCTGGAACAGGCTGTCCAGGAGCTTCAGGCCTACCTCACACATCTCTACAACATTGTCCA GTTTTTGTTTCCAGGGATGCCAGATGATGGCGCCGTCATCCCAGACCCCCCGGGGTCTCCATCGGTAGTCCAGAACAGCTCCAGCATGGAAGACTTGAG TGCTGTAGTGgtgagctgctcctctctgctcctccctctgctcctgcctcGACTCTACCCTCCTCTCTTCACGCTGTAccggctgcaggaggagcaggaagacgcACTGTACTGGGACCGCATCCTGCGTCTGAACAAACAACCCGATCAGTCGCTGCTGAGCTTCCTGGGAGTGCAAGA GAAGTTCTGGCCTACGTGGATGTCAATTTTGGGGGAGAAGAAGCAG ATTGTGTCGAGCAGCAAAGACGCCTGCTTCGTTTCCGCAGTTGAGACCCTCCAACAAATCAG CACCACCTTTACTCCATCTGACAAACTCGTCGTCATCCAGAAGACCTTTGAGGAGTTGACCCAGGAAGTCAATCCCATGCTGGACGGCCACTTCCTGTGGTGCATGGATGACTTGCTCCCACTCTTCATCTACGTGGTGGTCAGAGCGAG GATCAGGAATCTGGGAGCGGAGGTCGATATGATTGAAGATTTGATGGATCCGAATGTTCAGCATGGAGAGCTGGGACTGATGTTCACCACCCTGAAG GCCTGCTACATCCAGATCAAAAACGAGTCTACGACATAG